AGCAGGCGCTGCGGTCTTTTTTTGCCGGATCCGCGCCGAGGGGGCGTCGCGGGCTCCGTTGCTTCAACACGATCAGTATTGCCAGCCAATGCTTGCGTGAGCCTTGCCTAAAACAACCTAAAAACGCGGGACGAATAGGGCATCGGCGTCAGGTATCTTAATGGTTCAACGAGAGAGCCGGCCCGAGGGTTCCCGAGCCCTCGGGAAGATCAGGGCCCGTAACGCAAAACGACCCGGGCATTGCGTGGGATGCCCGGGTCGCTCGCTTCTTGCAGACGTACGCGGCTGAGGATTAGGCAACGTCGGCAAGAAAACGGTCAACGACGCTCCGCAGTTCGTCCGTCTGCGATGCGACGCCGCTGGACGTCGTTTCCACGGCGGCGGCCGCTTCCGTGGTCTGGGCGGCAACCGCCGTCACCCCGGAAATCCGCTCGGCGGCGTCCCGGGTGCCCGAGGCTGCTTCCGCCACGTTGCGCGAGATGTCGGCCGTCGCCTGACCCTGCTGTCCCACTGCGGCCGCGATGGCAGCGGTGCAGCGGATCACCTCCTCCATGATGTCGCTGATCGACTGGATCGCGGCGACGGAGTCATTGGTGGAGGTCTGGACCGCGGCGATCTGGGCACTGATCTCCTCGGTCGCCTTGGCGGTCTGGCTGGCCAGCGTCTTCACCTCGGCGGCGACGATCGCGAAGCCCTTCCCGTGTTCGCCGGCCCGGGCCGCCTCGATGGTCGCATTCAGCGCCAGGAGGTTGGTCTGGGCGGCGATGTCGGAGATGAGTTCCACCACCTCACCGATCTTCTGGGCGGATTCCGCGAGCCCGGAGATCTTCTCGTTGGTGCTGCGGGTGCCTTCCGAGGCACGCGCCACCACGTCGTTGGTGTCGGCGACCTGCCGCCCGATCTCGCCGATCGAAGCCGCAAGCTCTTCCGACGCGCTGGCGACGTTCTGGACGTTGTCGGAGGCGGACTGGGAGGCGGCCGCCGCCCCGGACGCCCCGTCACTGGCGGTATCGGCAATGCCCATCAGCTCCGACGCGGTCGACTGCATCTGGCTCATGTTGGTGCCGATCTGGCCCAGCAGGCCCCGGATTTCCTCGCGGAAGCCGGCGATCAGGGCATCTGTCCGCTGCTGACGGGCCTCGCGCTCGCGCTGCTCGATCTCCTGGGCCTCGGCGAGCCGACGCCGTTCGATCGCGTTCTCGCGGAACACGGCCACGGATCGGGCCATCGTGCCGATCTCGTCGTTCCGCTCGGTTCCCTCCGGTTCGAAGTCGGTGTCACCCGAGGCGAGCCGATCCATCATGGCGACGACGCCTGCGATCGGACGGCTCATCCAACGCCGCATGGCGAAGTCGATCAGAAGCGCCACGACGATGGCGATGATGATCGCCTCGCCGATGCTGAGGAACGACCGGTTTCGGAGCGCAGCCCACGAAGCGCTGTTGTCCCAGGCGACGACAACGCTGCCGATCACGGCATCGTCCGCCCCGAAATACACCGGGGCAGCCGTGAAATGCATGACGCCGTCGACGAGATTGACCACCTGTTTCTCGGCAACAGCCCGCTCGGCGACCACGAGCCCAATTCCGGTCGCATCCTGGCCGACTTGCGTGATGGGCGCGCCATCCGCGGCGACGGACGCGACATAGTCCGCATAGCTTCCTTCACTGGCGATCAGCTTGTCGGCGGCTTCGTCGATTGCCTCCGCCTTGCCGAACCGCACGGCGCCGGAAAGCTGGGCGGCGAACAGGGACGTCATCTGCTTGTGCGTCTCAACGAGGTCGGCCTCCTTGCGGCTGGACTCGTTGAAATAGTTGAGCGCCGTCGTCAGCATGAAGCCGACGGCCACGGCCGCAAACACCACCAGCGCCACGCGGGTGCGAAGCGTCTTCCTCTTTGTGGGGGCATGCGCGCCCGGCGCAGCCCCAGTCTTCTCGTTCGACATAACTCTCTCCGCCTGCCGGAAGGAGGTCGTGATCAATCGGCCGCCGTGCGACCGTCCGGACTACATCATCAGATATTCGACGTTCACGCCCACGGTGAGCGCGCCGATGACGTCGCCGTTCTCGTCGACGACCGGTACGGAGACCTGGCTCTGGTAGGTCTGGGAGGACTCGTCGAGCTCGACGTCGGACAGGTGCAGGGAATCCGCACCCTTGCCGTAGGTCTCCTGCCACTTCGCCTCGTCGCCCTGCCAGTAGTCGGAGGTGACGTCGCTCTGAGCCACGTTCAGGCCCTTGGCGTCCATGACGAAGATCTCGGTGTAGAGGCCCGACGACCCGTCCTTCTTGGCCGCGAGGAACGAGGAGGCCGGGCGGGCGAGAACCGCGTCGATCATCGGGCTCGAACTCGCGGAAACCTCTTCCCGCCACGTGGCGTCGGCGGCGTCGATGGTCGCCTGATCATAGCCGGCAGTCTCTGCATTCTGAGCCTTCACGGCGGCGATGACTTCCGGGGCCGCGGCGATCGCGATGATTTCCGAATTGGCCAGTTCCTTGAGCGGAGCCTCGAATTCGTTCGCTGCAACAGGCGACACGAGGAGGGCCAGAGCACAGGCGCCGGCAAGCAATGAGCGTTTCATCAGTTGTTCCCTTCTTCTGTAAAAGACGCGAATTAGTAAGCGCTAATCAGCGTGCCTTGCGTGAAGCTGGACTCCGACGACACTTTTAGTTGCAGGCGCAACGACCCATCCGCAGACTCAGAATTTGTGTGCACTGCACCAAGGGCACCCGCTCGCTCGGGATCGGCACTCTCGAACCATCGTCACCGGGACC
The DNA window shown above is from Amorphus orientalis and carries:
- a CDS encoding cache domain-containing protein, with protein sequence MKRSLLAGACALALLVSPVAANEFEAPLKELANSEIIAIAAAPEVIAAVKAQNAETAGYDQATIDAADATWREEVSASSSPMIDAVLARPASSFLAAKKDGSSGLYTEIFVMDAKGLNVAQSDVTSDYWQGDEAKWQETYGKGADSLHLSDVELDESSQTYQSQVSVPVVDENGDVIGALTVGVNVEYLMM
- a CDS encoding methyl-accepting chemotaxis protein, with amino-acid sequence MSNEKTGAAPGAHAPTKRKTLRTRVALVVFAAVAVGFMLTTALNYFNESSRKEADLVETHKQMTSLFAAQLSGAVRFGKAEAIDEAADKLIASEGSYADYVASVAADGAPITQVGQDATGIGLVVAERAVAEKQVVNLVDGVMHFTAAPVYFGADDAVIGSVVVAWDNSASWAALRNRSFLSIGEAIIIAIVVALLIDFAMRRWMSRPIAGVVAMMDRLASGDTDFEPEGTERNDEIGTMARSVAVFRENAIERRRLAEAQEIEQREREARQQRTDALIAGFREEIRGLLGQIGTNMSQMQSTASELMGIADTASDGASGAAAASQSASDNVQNVASASEELAASIGEIGRQVADTNDVVARASEGTRSTNEKISGLAESAQKIGEVVELISDIAAQTNLLALNATIEAARAGEHGKGFAIVAAEVKTLASQTAKATEEISAQIAAVQTSTNDSVAAIQSISDIMEEVIRCTAAIAAAVGQQGQATADISRNVAEAASGTRDAAERISGVTAVAAQTTEAAAAVETTSSGVASQTDELRSVVDRFLADVA